The DNA region ACTGGAACCTCAGTGTCTTTGTCTGAGTAAGGTTCTGAGGTCTTAGAGCAGAGGAGACCCAGacaatgcccaaattcaatgtgAGTGCAATCCTTAGCCCATAGCAAATCACAGGGAACCCTACAAAACTTACCCTCTCCTCACGTTTCAACTCTGGAATTGTTAACTGTGTTGCGTTCACCCTGAAGCCTTAATACTGACTTTAGATTGCTAGCAATCATTTTTTCCAGAAGGACAGGAGAGGACTGGTAAGGCTCTAGAGTATTACCTAAGCATTACCTTTCTTAACAGGATGACCTGTCAAAACTGGCTACCAGTGCTGAAAAATTTCTTACAATTTTCCTCTTTCAGGTAGTTTGGCTGAATTACTCTTCTACCTGCAGGACTGCCCGCTATCTCTGAGATAAGTCATGATGCCTCACAAGCAGAAGCGCAGTGTGCACCAACCAGACCTTCAGGCCCAACCAGAAGGCTCAGGCGTTGTAGATGCACATGTTCCTGTAGCTGAGGCAGTGGGTGCCACAGCTGCTTCCTCTTCTGCTGTGATCCCAGACACTGTCCAGAAAATTCTGGCTGCTTTTGGAATCCCATCTGTTTCTGGGAGTCTTAAGAAAATCTATTGTTCTCCCACTTCCATAAAAGCAATTCCAAGCAAAGCAAAGGAAGGTACCAGTGTTCAAGCAGAAGGGAGTCCCAGTACCGCAAAGCCCAGAGTAGATGCTGAGCAGATGCGCATTACTCTACAGAAGACATTGGCTGACTTGGTGGAATTTCTGTGTGACAAGTACACAAAAAAGGAACctgttagaaagaaagaaatgctaaaGTATGTTACCAAAGAGCTTAGGAGTTACTTCCCCCTAATCTTCAAAACTATTTGTGAATGCATGGATGGAGTTTTTGGTATTGAGGTCAAGGAAATAGATTCTACTTCCCACTCCTATATGTTCCTCAACATTATAGATATTACCTATAATGAGATGGGGAGTCGGGACCAGGGCCTTCCAAAGACTGGCCTACTCATACTTGTACTATGTGTGATCTTCATGGAGGGCAATCGTGTCCCCGAAGAGAAAGTCTGGGAGGCATTGAGTGTAATTGGCGTGTGTCCTGGGAAGACAAGTTTTATTTTTGGAGAACCTAGGAAGGTGATTACTGAAGATTTTGTGCAGGAGGGGTACGTGATGTACAAGGAGGTGCCATACACTTATCCTCCTTATTGTGAGTTCAGGTGGGGCCCAAGGGCCCATGCTGAAACCAGCAAGATGAAACTCTTGAAGTTTTTCTTA from Perognathus longimembris pacificus isolate PPM17 chromosome 28, ASM2315922v1, whole genome shotgun sequence includes:
- the LOC125344105 gene encoding putative MAGE domain-containing protein MAGEA13P; this encodes MPHKQKRSVHQPDLQAQPEGSGVVDAHVPVAEAVGATAASSSAVIPDTVQKILAAFGIPSVSGSLKKIYCSPTSIKAIPSKAKEGTSVQAEGSPSTAKPRVDAEQMRITLQKTLADLVEFLCDKYTKKEPVRKKEMLKYVTKELRSYFPLIFKTICECMDGVFGIEVKEIDSTSHSYMFLNIIDITYNEMGSRDQGLPKTGLLILVLCVIFMEGNRVPEEKVWEALSVIGVCPGKTSFIFGEPRKVITEDFVQEGYVMYKEVPYTYPPYCEFRWGPRAHAETSKMKLLKFFLRVKESTPWVFKHLYDEAVIDEEERIKLLVGTLKES